The Euryarchaeota archaeon genome includes a region encoding these proteins:
- a CDS encoding iron ABC transporter permease: MRIRHAALLAFPPLVFLATFFLYPLSAIVAQSLHSPAQALDAISTAASDPFNRRAILFTFEQAVLSVLLSIAVGLPSAWLLYRQNVAGRTWIRALITLPFVLPPLVVAMALLSVLSQNSGPNAFLTATLGLSSPLLTIPNGLALIVLSHAYYNAAVVTRVVGAAWESLGDTYMDQARTLGATRASAFLRVTLPLLMPSIASSSLLVFFFSFTAFGTVLLLGAPGDYTIEVAVYLLTAQYFRLDSAAGLALLQVFFTGLVLFAYARFGGSRRMFVETGRGSTRKAAGWATRVAAYALAFLFALPLLGLVVGALSTPTGIGFTNFEALGSDERGSLFYVTPSVAVWNSVTFAIATALVALPLGVLAALSAKNGGRVSKALLGLYALPLITPAITLAFGYILVFGRPPLALRTTMASIVIAHSLIAFPFVFAGMRTAVASITPSLNEAARTLGASRVEAFRRVELPLLVPSLVAVAVFAAAISLGEFAAALLLVRPEWTTVPVAIFRYVALPGSANLGQARALATILLLVSMAAFIALEAALYRRGGRRA, translated from the coding sequence ATGAGGATAAGGCACGCCGCCCTGCTCGCATTTCCGCCCCTCGTCTTCCTCGCGACGTTCTTCCTTTACCCGCTCTCTGCGATCGTCGCCCAAAGCCTCCACTCGCCCGCGCAGGCGCTCGACGCGATCTCGACGGCCGCTTCGGACCCGTTCAACCGCCGGGCGATCCTGTTCACCTTCGAACAGGCGGTGCTCTCGGTGCTTTTGTCGATCGCCGTCGGCCTTCCGAGCGCGTGGCTTCTTTACCGTCAGAACGTCGCGGGACGTACGTGGATCCGGGCGTTGATCACGCTCCCGTTCGTCCTCCCTCCGCTCGTCGTCGCGATGGCGCTCTTGAGCGTGCTTTCCCAAAACAGCGGCCCGAACGCGTTCCTCACGGCGACGCTCGGGCTTTCCTCGCCGCTGCTCACGATCCCCAACGGCCTTGCCCTCATCGTCCTCTCGCACGCCTACTACAACGCGGCGGTCGTCACGCGCGTCGTGGGCGCCGCGTGGGAATCGCTCGGGGACACGTACATGGATCAAGCGAGGACGCTCGGGGCCACGCGCGCCTCGGCGTTTCTACGGGTGACGCTCCCACTTCTCATGCCGTCGATCGCGTCCTCAAGCCTCCTCGTCTTCTTCTTCTCCTTCACCGCATTCGGAACAGTGCTTCTCTTGGGCGCCCCCGGGGACTACACGATAGAGGTCGCGGTCTATCTCCTGACGGCACAGTACTTCAGGCTCGACTCTGCCGCAGGATTGGCCCTTCTCCAGGTCTTTTTCACGGGGCTCGTGCTCTTCGCGTACGCAAGGTTCGGCGGGTCGCGCCGCATGTTCGTGGAGACCGGGCGTGGGTCGACGAGGAAGGCCGCCGGGTGGGCCACCCGAGTCGCCGCCTACGCGCTTGCGTTTCTTTTCGCCCTCCCGCTTCTTGGCCTTGTCGTCGGCGCCCTCTCCACGCCGACCGGCATCGGGTTTACGAACTTCGAGGCCCTTGGCTCGGACGAACGCGGTTCCCTCTTCTACGTGACGCCATCCGTTGCCGTCTGGAACTCCGTGACCTTCGCCATCGCGACCGCTCTCGTCGCTTTGCCGCTCGGCGTATTGGCGGCCTTGTCCGCAAAGAACGGGGGACGCGTTTCCAAGGCCCTCCTCGGCCTCTACGCCCTGCCCCTCATCACGCCCGCGATCACGCTCGCCTTCGGATACATACTGGTCTTTGGCCGACCGCCACTCGCGCTACGTACAACGATGGCATCGATCGTGATAGCCCACTCGCTCATCGCCTTCCCGTTCGTGTTCGCCGGGATGCGTACGGCCGTGGCGAGCATCACGCCCTCGCTCAACGAGGCCGCGCGGACCCTCGGGGCCTCACGCGTAGAAGCGTTCCGACGCGTGGAACTCCCGTTATTGGTGCCTTCCCTGGTGGCCGTCGCGGTCTTCGCAGCGGCCATTTCGCTCGGCGAGTTCGCGGCAGCGCTTTTGCTCGTGCGTCCCGAGTGGACGACGGTGCCTGTTGCGATCTTCAGGTACGTGGCGCTGCCGGGATCAGCGAACCTCGGGCAGGCGCGGGCGCTCGCAACGATTCTCCTTCTCGTCTCCATGGCGGCGTTCATCGCCCTCGAGGCTGCCCTCTACCGACGGGGAGGGCGGCGCGCATGA
- a CDS encoding thiamine ABC transporter substrate-binding protein codes for MVPRAFGRHRVFALALTALIALAGCIQTQPSGRQDPVELVVIAHDSFEMNGSLVEAFNATYNARVVILKAGDAGEALNKAIIAHRGGAPLGDLFYGVDNTLIGRALQEGVFEPYQPADSAKIPARLTLDPTFHATSVDYGYVNLNYDVAAIEASGTPLPADLKDLTLPAWKGKLAVIDPSVSSPGLAFLMSTVARFGETGDYTYVDFWRGLKENDVTVASGWEDVYYTRFSHYGGESQVVVSYATSPAAEAFFGGTPGSRPPTGSIDAPDSAFLQIEGIGILKGTTKAGLARNFVDFMLSPAVQEDMPQKNFVYPAVNGTELPAYFQWASEPEDPATLTSQEIDEGRDRWLEAWRDVMLA; via the coding sequence ATGGTCCCACGGGCTTTTGGAAGACACCGGGTGTTCGCGCTCGCATTGACCGCGTTGATCGCGCTTGCCGGATGCATCCAAACACAACCGTCCGGCCGACAGGACCCGGTCGAGCTCGTCGTCATAGCCCACGACTCGTTCGAGATGAACGGGTCGCTTGTCGAGGCCTTCAACGCCACATACAACGCGCGCGTGGTCATCCTGAAGGCGGGCGACGCCGGCGAGGCCTTGAACAAGGCCATCATCGCTCATCGTGGAGGGGCACCCCTTGGCGATCTCTTCTATGGTGTCGACAACACCCTCATCGGCAGGGCGCTCCAAGAAGGCGTCTTCGAACCCTACCAGCCGGCCGATTCGGCGAAGATCCCGGCCCGCCTCACTCTGGATCCGACGTTCCACGCGACCTCCGTCGACTATGGCTACGTGAACCTGAACTACGATGTGGCGGCGATAGAAGCGTCCGGGACGCCGCTCCCCGCGGACCTGAAGGACCTTACGCTACCAGCATGGAAAGGCAAGCTTGCCGTCATCGACCCTTCCGTGAGTTCCCCGGGCCTTGCCTTCCTCATGTCGACCGTGGCGCGCTTTGGCGAGACCGGTGATTACACGTACGTCGACTTCTGGCGGGGCCTCAAGGAGAACGACGTGACGGTCGCGAGCGGCTGGGAGGACGTGTACTACACGAGGTTCTCCCATTACGGCGGGGAAAGTCAGGTCGTCGTGAGTTACGCGACGAGCCCGGCGGCCGAGGCGTTCTTCGGAGGTACCCCCGGCTCGCGGCCGCCGACGGGAAGCATCGACGCCCCCGACTCGGCCTTCCTTCAGATCGAGGGCATCGGCATCCTCAAGGGAACGACGAAGGCCGGGCTCGCGAGGAACTTCGTGGACTTCATGCTGAGTCCCGCAGTACAGGAGGACATGCCGCAGAAGAATTTCGTGTACCCGGCCGTCAATGGGACGGAGTTGCCCGCTTACTTCCAATGGGCGAGCGAACCCGAAGACCCGGCGACGCTGACTTCCCAAGAGATAGATGAGGGCCGCGACCGATGGCTCGAAGCGTGGCGCGACGTCATGCTCGCCTGA
- a CDS encoding 7-cyano-7-deazaguanine synthase produces MRVICLMSGGIDSPVAAYLMMKAGADVVGLHFDNRPFTDDRETEKAFKLMDRLEEITGKKMRRLVLPHGFITQVAIARSLSAEGARGLQCVLCRRMMWRAASEAGKMEGAQALVTGESLGQVASQTLLNIHAETDAAELPILRPLLGLDKTEIMDLARRIGTYDISTMPGICCTIVPDHPETHADLNVVIEKEAKVGVPALMSKVMAGMTER; encoded by the coding sequence ATGCGGGTCATCTGCCTCATGTCGGGTGGGATAGACTCACCCGTCGCAGCCTACCTCATGATGAAGGCCGGCGCCGACGTGGTGGGGCTCCACTTCGACAACCGGCCCTTCACCGACGACCGTGAGACGGAAAAAGCGTTCAAGCTCATGGATAGGCTGGAGGAGATCACGGGCAAGAAGATGCGAAGACTCGTCTTGCCCCACGGTTTCATCACCCAAGTCGCGATCGCCCGCTCGCTCTCCGCCGAGGGCGCTCGCGGCCTCCAATGCGTACTGTGTCGGCGCATGATGTGGCGCGCAGCCTCGGAGGCGGGCAAGATGGAAGGCGCTCAGGCCCTCGTCACGGGCGAAAGCCTTGGACAGGTCGCTTCCCAGACTTTGCTCAACATCCACGCCGAGACCGATGCAGCGGAACTGCCCATCCTTCGACCACTCCTTGGACTCGACAAGACCGAGATAATGGATCTCGCCCGGCGCATCGGCACGTACGACATCTCCACCATGCCCGGGATATGCTGCACCATCGTGCCCGACCATCCCGAGACGCACGCAGACCTGAACGTCGTGATCGAAAAGGAAGCAAAAGTCGGCGTCCCGGCCCTCATGTCGAAGGTCATGGCAGGGATGACGGAGAGGTGA
- a CDS encoding aminotransferase class V-fold PLP-dependent enzyme: MNVATIRKEFPILMRSPPPAYLDNACMTLKPRQVIAALTRYYEDYPFCAGRAVYEGAATVERKVEETRGAVARLINAASKDEIVFTRNTTEAINLVSRAFPFEKGQTIVTSDKEHNSNLVPWQLASRLRETRHVVVSSTPDGGFDLKRFEATLGRERPAMVSMAHTSNLDGTTIPAAEVVAAAHETGALVMLDAAQSVPHGPFDVRSLDVDLAAFSLHKMLGPTGVGVLYGKADVLARLDEFNVGGETVHDTTYATHEMKDAPARFEAGLQDYAGLIAAKEAVDYVGRVGPSNIAFHERELNAQMDGALREIPGVSVLGPVDPRERGGITSFNVAGLDPHEVAILLEDLSGVMVRSGDHCVHSWFNANKIPGSVRSSVYLYNDSGDVERLTDGAELIARKRSGASSKRGPG, encoded by the coding sequence ATGAACGTCGCGACGATCCGCAAGGAATTCCCGATTCTCATGCGGAGCCCGCCGCCAGCGTATCTTGATAACGCGTGCATGACGCTCAAACCACGCCAGGTCATCGCCGCCCTCACCCGCTACTACGAGGATTACCCGTTCTGCGCCGGCCGCGCCGTCTATGAAGGAGCGGCGACCGTGGAAAGAAAAGTGGAGGAGACGCGTGGCGCCGTGGCGCGACTCATCAACGCGGCCTCCAAGGACGAGATCGTCTTCACGCGAAACACGACGGAGGCCATCAACCTCGTCTCACGCGCCTTCCCGTTCGAGAAGGGCCAGACGATCGTCACGTCGGACAAGGAGCACAATAGTAATCTTGTACCGTGGCAACTCGCTTCACGTCTTCGTGAGACGCGCCACGTCGTCGTCTCGAGCACTCCCGACGGCGGGTTCGACCTCAAACGGTTCGAAGCGACCCTCGGCCGCGAAAGACCCGCGATGGTCTCGATGGCGCATACCAGTAACCTCGATGGGACGACGATCCCGGCCGCAGAGGTCGTCGCCGCCGCCCACGAGACGGGCGCGCTCGTCATGCTCGACGCCGCCCAATCGGTCCCACATGGGCCCTTCGATGTCCGCTCGCTCGACGTAGATTTGGCGGCCTTCAGCCTGCACAAGATGCTCGGCCCCACGGGAGTCGGCGTCCTCTATGGGAAGGCAGACGTTTTGGCGCGACTCGATGAATTCAACGTGGGCGGCGAGACCGTCCACGACACGACCTACGCGACGCACGAGATGAAGGACGCTCCGGCACGCTTCGAGGCGGGGCTCCAGGATTATGCGGGGCTCATCGCCGCCAAGGAGGCGGTTGATTACGTCGGGCGCGTCGGCCCCTCGAACATCGCCTTCCACGAGCGCGAACTCAACGCACAAATGGACGGGGCTCTCCGGGAGATCCCGGGCGTCTCGGTGCTCGGCCCCGTGGATCCACGGGAACGCGGCGGGATAACTTCCTTCAACGTCGCAGGCCTCGACCCGCACGAGGTCGCGATCCTTCTCGAAGACCTCTCCGGTGTCATGGTGCGCTCGGGTGATCACTGTGTGCACTCGTGGTTCAACGCGAACAAGATACCCGGATCGGTCCGGTCGTCCGTTTACCTTTACAACGACAGCGGCGACGTGGAAAGGCTGACGGACGGTGCGGAGCTCATAGCAAGGAAGCGATCAGGGGCGTCATCGAAGCGCGGTCCTGGTTGA
- a CDS encoding SemiSWEET transporter: MDDVTILGIVAGTLTTSALLPQILQTWRTRSARDVSLPMFVVFCAGISLWLVYGLILGALPLILANGVSLVLGLSMVALKLRFG; this comes from the coding sequence ATGGACGACGTCACAATACTCGGAATTGTTGCAGGGACCTTGACGACGAGCGCACTCCTTCCCCAGATCCTCCAGACCTGGCGCACAAGATCGGCGCGAGACGTGTCGCTTCCCATGTTCGTGGTCTTTTGCGCTGGAATCTCACTTTGGCTCGTCTACGGGTTGATCCTTGGGGCGCTGCCGTTGATACTGGCGAACGGCGTGAGCCTCGTGCTAGGGCTTTCCATGGTCGCTCTGAAGTTACGCTTCGGTTGA
- a CDS encoding 50S ribosomal protein L18a translates to MGHKTSNFKIEAVAADEKAAREWVYSVLGSKHGINRRVVTITDVKQIKVEDATDPIAAAKERMASGGKISPPKRAP, encoded by the coding sequence ATGGGACACAAGACGTCGAACTTCAAGATCGAAGCCGTTGCAGCCGACGAGAAGGCCGCGCGCGAGTGGGTCTATTCAGTGCTGGGGAGCAAGCACGGGATCAACCGTCGCGTCGTGACCATCACCGATGTGAAGCAGATCAAGGTGGAGGATGCGACCGACCCCATCGCCGCTGCGAAGGAGCGCATGGCCTCCGGCGGCAAGATCTCGCCCCCTAAGAGGGCCCCCTGA
- the pfdA gene encoding prefoldin subunit alpha produces the protein MEDNQRMEAFAVLEELKSQFQALEGQHDYLQQVVADLARAKRTLEAVKSDADMEDLLVPVGGGNFVRASVTNKDKVISALGSGVSVEEGLEGSLARVDERLQAAERASDRLRMEMERVAQQLDQLGAALQG, from the coding sequence ATGGAAGACAACCAGCGGATGGAGGCGTTCGCCGTCCTCGAGGAGCTCAAGTCCCAGTTCCAAGCCCTCGAAGGACAGCACGATTACCTTCAACAGGTCGTCGCCGACCTCGCGCGCGCGAAACGCACCCTTGAGGCCGTCAAAAGCGATGCTGATATGGAGGACCTCTTGGTCCCTGTCGGCGGCGGCAACTTCGTACGAGCGAGTGTCACGAACAAGGACAAGGTCATCAGCGCCCTTGGGTCTGGCGTCTCCGTGGAAGAAGGCCTCGAAGGAAGCCTCGCTCGCGTAGACGAACGACTCCAGGCCGCCGAACGGGCGAGCGACAGGCTACGCATGGAGATGGAACGCGTCGCCCAACAGCTCGATCAACTCGGCGCGGCGCTCCAAGGGTAG
- the ftsY gene encoding signal recognition particle-docking protein FtsY has product MFDFLKKKLKTFEEDVAKTPSFEVVEKKTSGSPQPSEKAPAGETRHASTRLPENFAAPSPRSVPSPPGAGSAARTPSATPKTNAPSPVEPPRSEGGKLIPRDRLDELLYDLELTLMESDVAMEVAGTIRENLKKSLSGLRVSSPLDAQKKVEAALQSAILGVLSDKVFDFDRFILEAKKPAVIMFVGVNGTGKTTVVARLAHRLRENGYSSVVAASDTFRAGAIEQLEKHADNLAIKIVRHEAGGDPAAVAYDAIEHAKSRSKDVVLIDTAGRMQTNTNLMDEMKKIKRVSKPDLVVFVGDALAGNDAVEQARKFDAAVGIGCVMLTKVDTDSKGGAAISIAHAVGKPVAFLGVGQDYKDLIPFDPQWLVGRIFEN; this is encoded by the coding sequence ATGTTCGATTTTCTCAAGAAGAAACTCAAGACGTTCGAAGAGGATGTCGCAAAGACCCCGTCTTTTGAAGTCGTCGAGAAGAAGACCTCCGGGTCGCCGCAACCTTCCGAGAAGGCGCCGGCGGGCGAGACCAGGCACGCTTCGACTAGATTGCCCGAGAACTTTGCGGCGCCTTCTCCAAGGTCGGTGCCGTCACCTCCGGGAGCCGGTTCTGCTGCAAGGACGCCTTCGGCGACGCCAAAGACGAACGCGCCGTCACCGGTCGAGCCGCCGCGCTCCGAAGGCGGGAAACTCATTCCACGCGACCGTTTGGATGAGCTGCTTTACGACCTTGAACTAACACTCATGGAGTCGGACGTCGCGATGGAGGTCGCGGGCACGATTCGTGAGAACCTCAAGAAGTCGCTTTCGGGGCTCAGGGTGTCAAGCCCGCTTGACGCCCAAAAGAAGGTCGAGGCGGCGTTGCAAAGCGCCATCCTCGGCGTCCTTTCCGACAAGGTGTTCGACTTCGACCGGTTCATCCTCGAAGCGAAGAAGCCGGCGGTCATCATGTTCGTGGGCGTAAACGGAACGGGGAAGACCACGGTCGTCGCCCGCCTCGCACATCGGTTGCGCGAGAACGGGTACTCGTCCGTCGTCGCGGCAAGCGACACTTTCAGGGCCGGCGCGATAGAGCAATTGGAGAAACATGCGGACAACCTCGCGATAAAGATCGTGCGCCACGAAGCCGGTGGCGACCCCGCGGCCGTCGCATATGACGCGATCGAGCACGCGAAATCGCGTTCCAAGGACGTCGTCCTCATCGACACCGCCGGGCGCATGCAGACGAACACCAACCTCATGGACGAGATGAAGAAGATCAAGAGAGTCTCGAAACCCGACCTCGTCGTCTTCGTCGGCGACGCACTGGCGGGTAACGACGCGGTGGAGCAGGCGAGGAAGTTCGACGCCGCCGTCGGCATAGGCTGCGTGATGCTTACCAAGGTGGACACCGACAGCAAAGGAGGCGCCGCGATAAGCATCGCGCACGCGGTGGGAAAACCGGTCGCGTTCCTCGGCGTGGGACAGGATTACAAGGACCTCATCCCCTTCGACCCGCAGTGGTTGGTGGGGCGGATCTTCGAGAATTGA
- a CDS encoding valine--tRNA ligase, with the protein MHGVSRLKVLVRRTPPNAYSSESSCPGRVGDAVRSPRATVGRAACARSEPCCDTLFNHHSIAADVSGTPGETPASPTTRPQLEPKLKEKGWSVALEKEIFERLRGKTFEPTWKTAVDHEKVFAIDTPPPYPSGKWHIGAVAHYALIDVIARSRRMLGEKVLFPWGLDRNGINIELVVEKKYDRKMHTFDRQEFLDLCRKEIEPFSAGLIQTARRIGMSCDFENGYQTDSPAYRAMTQKTFIELWNKGLVVEDLRPNSYCPDCKTTIADAEVYYDERETILYHVRWDLERPVKAGAAGGTVDHFVIATTRPELIAACQVTLVHPEDERYQGLAGHGQKVKVPTYERTVEIRAHTTVDKEFGTGAMMICSYGDFTDVAMFRELSLPAINAIGMDGRMTADAGHLHGLSVKQARAAIVEKLKAEGRIVKEEKKQQKVPICERSRTPIEIISLKEWYVKQVDALDALRGIAEKIDFHPDKHRGILLDWVNSITIDWPVSRRRYFHTEIPVWYCKSCGEAHVPNPGPYYQPWKQAAPSEISKCRKCGHAEFAGEEKVFDTWMDSSASNLYVLHYHDDPAWFNRQFPCSLRPQGRDIVRTWLHYTLLKSHLILGKPGFEHVWITGLGMDEKGRKMSKSLGNVIDPDEVLNAQGADAFRFWAASECTIGDDFRISKDRISGAGKFLTKLFNVARFISSFDAPPERPAELHPVDEWILAEVNKLTRECRDGYEGFDFFTPANALRNFVWNVFAPHYLEMVKGRAYDKDPSALWTLHEALRRVLLNLAPVCPFSTTHVHHALYDSDVHDSRLPDPIAGVKDSLVEFTAKVEAFNSEVWKIKKDKCLPLNAPLSGVQVPAELAAFKDAFVGMHRLQ; encoded by the coding sequence ATGCATGGCGTCTCTCGTTTGAAGGTCTTGGTCCGTAGGACCCCGCCCAACGCGTACAGCAGTGAGTCGTCTTGCCCGGGCCGGGTTGGCGACGCTGTACGGTCGCCCCGCGCGACCGTAGGTCGCGCCGCGTGTGCACGGAGCGAGCCGTGCTGCGACACCCTTTTTAACCATCACTCCATAGCCGCGGACGTGTCCGGGACGCCCGGGGAAACCCCCGCCTCTCCAACCACACGACCACAGCTTGAGCCAAAGCTCAAGGAGAAGGGCTGGTCCGTGGCCTTGGAAAAGGAGATTTTCGAGCGCCTTCGTGGGAAGACTTTCGAGCCCACTTGGAAAACGGCCGTCGACCATGAGAAGGTTTTTGCCATCGACACGCCGCCGCCCTACCCTTCCGGCAAATGGCACATCGGGGCCGTGGCCCACTACGCCCTCATCGATGTGATTGCAAGATCGCGGCGCATGCTCGGCGAGAAGGTGCTCTTTCCCTGGGGCCTCGATCGTAACGGCATCAACATCGAACTTGTCGTCGAGAAGAAGTACGACAGGAAGATGCATACTTTCGACCGGCAGGAGTTCCTCGACCTTTGCCGGAAGGAGATCGAGCCTTTCAGCGCGGGGCTCATCCAGACGGCGCGACGCATCGGCATGAGTTGCGACTTCGAGAATGGGTACCAGACCGACAGTCCCGCCTACCGGGCGATGACCCAAAAGACGTTCATCGAACTCTGGAACAAGGGGCTCGTGGTAGAAGACCTGCGGCCGAACAGCTATTGCCCGGATTGCAAGACGACGATAGCGGACGCCGAGGTCTATTATGACGAGCGGGAGACGATCCTCTACCACGTGAGGTGGGACCTGGAGCGGCCGGTCAAGGCCGGAGCGGCCGGCGGCACCGTGGACCACTTCGTCATCGCGACGACACGGCCCGAATTGATCGCGGCCTGCCAGGTCACACTGGTCCATCCGGAAGACGAACGTTACCAGGGCCTCGCGGGCCATGGCCAAAAAGTGAAGGTGCCCACCTACGAACGGACGGTCGAGATCAGGGCGCACACGACGGTCGACAAGGAGTTCGGCACGGGCGCCATGATGATCTGCTCCTACGGCGACTTCACGGATGTCGCCATGTTCCGGGAGCTATCGCTTCCCGCTATCAACGCCATCGGGATGGATGGACGGATGACGGCCGACGCGGGCCACTTGCATGGCCTTTCGGTGAAACAGGCGCGAGCGGCCATCGTGGAGAAGTTGAAGGCCGAAGGACGCATCGTCAAAGAGGAGAAGAAACAGCAGAAGGTCCCCATCTGTGAGAGGTCGCGCACTCCTATCGAGATAATCTCGCTCAAGGAGTGGTACGTGAAACAGGTAGACGCACTCGACGCCCTCCGGGGGATCGCTGAAAAGATCGACTTCCACCCGGACAAGCACCGCGGCATCCTCCTCGATTGGGTGAACTCCATCACGATCGATTGGCCAGTGTCGCGCAGGCGCTACTTCCACACCGAGATCCCCGTCTGGTACTGCAAGTCATGCGGCGAAGCACACGTGCCCAACCCAGGCCCATATTACCAGCCGTGGAAGCAAGCGGCCCCGTCGGAAATCTCGAAGTGCCGAAAATGCGGCCATGCGGAATTCGCCGGGGAGGAGAAGGTGTTCGACACGTGGATGGATTCGAGTGCCTCGAACCTCTACGTCCTCCATTATCACGACGATCCCGCGTGGTTCAACCGCCAGTTCCCTTGCTCGTTGCGTCCACAGGGCCGTGACATCGTCCGCACATGGCTCCATTACACGCTGCTCAAAAGCCACTTGATACTGGGGAAGCCAGGCTTCGAGCACGTTTGGATAACAGGCCTTGGCATGGACGAGAAAGGCCGGAAGATGTCAAAGAGCCTCGGCAACGTCATAGATCCGGACGAGGTCCTCAACGCCCAGGGAGCCGATGCCTTCCGCTTCTGGGCGGCGAGTGAATGCACCATCGGGGACGACTTCCGCATCTCGAAGGACCGCATCAGCGGTGCCGGGAAGTTCCTCACGAAACTCTTCAACGTGGCGCGGTTCATCAGTTCCTTCGACGCTCCACCGGAAAGACCGGCCGAACTCCATCCGGTCGACGAGTGGATCCTCGCCGAGGTGAACAAGTTGACGCGGGAGTGCCGGGACGGCTACGAGGGGTTCGACTTCTTCACGCCGGCGAACGCACTCAGGAATTTCGTTTGGAACGTCTTCGCCCCGCATTACCTGGAAATGGTCAAGGGGCGCGCCTACGACAAGGACCCGAGCGCCCTCTGGACTCTTCACGAGGCGCTTCGCCGGGTCCTCTTGAACCTTGCACCTGTCTGTCCCTTCAGCACGACCCACGTCCACCACGCCCTTTACGACTCTGACGTCCACGACTCAAGGCTCCCGGACCCCATCGCCGGGGTAAAGGATTCGCTCGTCGAATTCACGGCCAAGGTCGAGGCGTTCAACTCCGAGGTCTGGAAGATCAAGAAGGACAAGTGCCTCCCCCTGAACGCGCCGCTATCTGGAGTACAGGTCCCGGCCGAACTCGCGGCGTTCAAGGACGCGTTCGTCGGCATGCACAGACTCCAATGA